The Clostridium chauvoei genome has a window encoding:
- a CDS encoding LysR family transcriptional regulator — MDLETLETFLLIAKNNSFTKTAEAMFCTQAAISMRIRRLENYLDCSLFNRKTKKAELTKDGLLFLPYAQQIANTFINAKEHLLQAKLMEQSEISITSSNTPGTYMLPNIMFLFKQKYPFITVVNHVQYTKNVINSVLNKNYDLGIISQPYLSDTQDILCEPLLEDPLVVVVNNDHPWATQKRIFINDIKNETFLISNPNTSLVSYLEKIGNFKFISNNICVVGSIEAIKQSIYDNLGISIISENAVKQELKLGLLSKVDIIDDIKLTRHIYYIKHKDINLPLSTELFLKFIKELMISKSKDHIK; from the coding sequence ATGGATTTAGAAACACTTGAAACATTTCTGCTTATAGCGAAAAATAACAGTTTTACAAAAACAGCAGAAGCAATGTTTTGTACACAAGCTGCAATTTCAATGAGGATTCGTCGCTTAGAGAACTATCTAGATTGTAGTTTATTTAACCGTAAAACAAAAAAAGCTGAATTAACTAAAGATGGTCTACTTTTTTTACCATATGCTCAGCAGATAGCCAATACTTTTATAAATGCAAAAGAACACTTACTGCAAGCAAAATTGATGGAACAATCTGAGATATCTATTACATCCTCTAACACACCTGGAACATATATGTTACCAAATATAATGTTCTTATTCAAACAAAAATATCCTTTTATCACAGTAGTTAATCATGTGCAGTACACTAAAAACGTAATTAATAGTGTGTTAAATAAAAACTATGACCTTGGAATAATTTCACAACCCTATCTCTCTGATACTCAGGACATATTATGCGAACCTCTATTAGAAGATCCTCTTGTTGTAGTTGTGAATAACGACCATCCATGGGCTACACAAAAAAGAATATTTATCAATGATATAAAAAATGAAACTTTCTTAATATCTAACCCAAATACCTCATTAGTATCTTATTTAGAGAAAATAGGCAACTTTAAATTTATTTCAAATAATATATGCGTAGTTGGAAGTATTGAAGCAATAAAACAGAGTATATATGATAACTTAGGAATATCCATAATATCAGAAAACGCTGTAAAACAAGAACTTAAACTTGGATTGCTCAGTAAAGTTGACATAATTGATGACATAAAGTTAACACGCCATATATATTATATAAAACATAAAGATATCAATCTGCCCCTTTCAACTGAACTATTTTTAAAATTTATAAAAGAGCTTATGATTTCCAAAAGTAAAGACCATATAAAATAA